CTACCGTGACAGTTATTTCAAGTCGGTGGAGCCAGGCCGTTGGCTGATTGTTAGTGTGGTGTTCCGTCTGCCACGCAAGCCTGAATGGAAAACGGATTACGCGGGTGTGAAGGAACGACTGGTCGGCAAGGTATTAAATGCACGGGTCATCAGCGACGCAATTATCAGTATCCGCCAAAGCAAGCTGCCTGACCCCGCACGGCTTGGCAACGCAGGCAGTTTTTTCAAAAACCCGCTTATCCCGCTGGCTCAGTGGGAAAGCCTAAAGGTGCAATTCCCGACGATTTCAGGTTGGCCGCAAGGAAATAAGATTAAGACATCGGCAGGCTGGCTAATTGATCAGTGCGGCTGGAAAGGCAAACGGGAAGGTGACGCAGGGACTTACGACAAACATGCACTGGTGTTGGTTAATCATGGGAGTGCTAGTGGTGAGCAAATATGGGATTTCGCCCAGAGCATTATTGCATCAGTCCAGGACTCGTTCGGGATTACGTTGGAACCGGAGCCACGGGTTATCCTGTAAGCTTTGGGTGGCAGGCACTTCAGGATGCCGGGGTAATGTCAGGTTGCTCTAGCCAATGCCTGACTAGCTTCAATAGTTCATCTTGCTTGACGGGCTTGGGCAGGTAATTATCCATGCCCATCTTGATGCAGCGTTCGCGGTCGCCCTGGAGCGCATTGGCGGTCATGGCAATGACAGGCGTATGCTGGGGAATAATGCCTTCACGTTCCCATTTGCGGATGTAGCGGGTGGCGGTGTAGCCATCCATTTCCGGCATGTTGATGTCCATCAGCACCAGCCGGTAAGGGCGGGTGCGGATGGCCTTGAGTGCTTGCTTGCCGGTGCTGACATGATCGACTGGCAGGTTGAGTTTTTCCAGCATGGTGATGGCGATCAGGGCATTGACCGGGTTGTCTTCCGCCAGCAGGATAGCCCCGGGATGTGTTGCCGGGCTTGGGGTCTTTGTGGTTGGCTTGGTTGCCAGTTCCGGAAAAGGGGGAAGTGCCAGTGCCGCTGGTTTGGCGGTCAGCTTGTGGTGACGCCGCAGGGTGTCGGTCAAGACATCGCGCAGGGTAACGGAACGGACGGGTTTGGTAACGGCAGCCTGTATCCCGGCCTGTTGCTGCTTTTCCTGGGAAAGGCCGTAAGAGGTGAGCATGACAATGGGTGTGGCGTCATGCTGTGGGTCGCTGCGGATAGTGCGGGCGAGGGTGATGCCGTCCATTTGCGGCATGAACCAATCCAGTAACATAATGTCGAATGGCTTGCCGTTGTCCAGTGATTCATCCAGTTTGTGCAGTGCGTCGTGGCCGTTGCTGACAATGGTGGCTTCGGCTTGCCAGGCATTCAGGTAGTTTTCCAGAATCCGTCGGTTGGTTTCGTTATCGTCAACCACCAGTACGCGGCGGTTTTCAAGGTGTTTTGCCTGTTGCTCGTCGTGGCTGTTTTCAACAATTTGGCAATTGATTTCAAACCAGAAAGTGCTGCCTACACCGGGGGTGCTCTCCAGGCCGATGCTTCCTTCCATCAGTTCCGCAAATTCTTTTACGATGGTCAGGCCGAGACCCGTGCCACCGTAGCGGCGGTTGATGGAGGCGTCAACTTGCACAAAAGATTCGAATACGCTCTTCTGCATGGCAGGTGGGATACCGATGCCGGTGTCGCGCACCTCAAAGCGCAGGAGGGCATTGGTATCACTGACTTCGCGCAGTTCCAGGCTGGTATAAACTTCCCCCTGCTCCGTAAATTTGATGGCATTGCCGATCAGGTTCATCAACATCTGCCTCAGGCGGGCGGGGTCGCCTTTTACCCGGGCGGGAATTTCTGCGGGGATATAGCATTGGACTTCGAGCTTTTTCTCCTGTGCCATGGTGGACATGATGTTACAGATGTTTTCCAGCAGTTCACGGGGGGAAAATTCGATGATTTCCAGCTCAATACCGCCTGCATTGAGTTTGGAAAAATCCAGGATGTTGTTGATGATGTCGAGCATGACTTCGCAGGAAGCATAGGCGGTGTCGACAAACAGTTTCTGCCGCTCATCCATATCCGTGCCCTTGACGATTTCCAGTGAGCCAAGGATGCCATGGATGGGGGTACGTAGTTCATGGCTCATGTTGGCCATGAAACGGGTTTTTTGTTCGGAACGGTGCAGGGCTTCGATGCGTTGCTCGGTTTCGGCCTTCAGGTCATCGTAGAGTTTGCGCATTTCCTGCGAAGAAACTTCCAGTGAGCGTTCCAGCAGGTACTGGGCTTCACTGGTGCCGGTGTAGGAGCGGTCAACCAGATGTAAAAAATCCTGCCATTTGATCAGGTCGTCAGGTAGCGCACTCTGGATCATGCCTGTACGTTTGAGCTGCTTTTGCAGGCGGCGGTGTAATGGGTTAACTTCCTTCATACAATACTGTCAATGTCATGGTTTCATTATGCAGGCTACAACCA
The sequence above is drawn from the Thiothrix nivea DSM 5205 genome and encodes:
- the murB gene encoding UDP-N-acetylmuramate dehydrogenase is translated as MQIRENHNIKALNTFGLSAHARYFCSLHKLGGLRSIMQWADTYPELPVMFLGGGSNMLFVKDFPGLLVHVRLQDREILGQDDDYFYVRAAAGENWHEFVRWTVDQNLAGLENLSLIPGTVGAAPMQNIGAYGVELKDCFYELQALDWRSGEIREFSLEACRFGYRDSYFKSVEPGRWLIVSVVFRLPRKPEWKTDYAGVKERLVGKVLNARVISDAIISIRQSKLPDPARLGNAGSFFKNPLIPLAQWESLKVQFPTISGWPQGNKIKTSAGWLIDQCGWKGKREGDAGTYDKHALVLVNHGSASGEQIWDFAQSIIASVQDSFGITLEPEPRVIL
- a CDS encoding response regulator: MKEVNPLHRRLQKQLKRTGMIQSALPDDLIKWQDFLHLVDRSYTGTSEAQYLLERSLEVSSQEMRKLYDDLKAETEQRIEALHRSEQKTRFMANMSHELRTPIHGILGSLEIVKGTDMDERQKLFVDTAYASCEVMLDIINNILDFSKLNAGGIELEIIEFSPRELLENICNIMSTMAQEKKLEVQCYIPAEIPARVKGDPARLRQMLMNLIGNAIKFTEQGEVYTSLELREVSDTNALLRFEVRDTGIGIPPAMQKSVFESFVQVDASINRRYGGTGLGLTIVKEFAELMEGSIGLESTPGVGSTFWFEINCQIVENSHDEQQAKHLENRRVLVVDDNETNRRILENYLNAWQAEATIVSNGHDALHKLDESLDNGKPFDIMLLDWFMPQMDGITLARTIRSDPQHDATPIVMLTSYGLSQEKQQQAGIQAAVTKPVRSVTLRDVLTDTLRRHHKLTAKPAALALPPFPELATKPTTKTPSPATHPGAILLAEDNPVNALIAITMLEKLNLPVDHVSTGKQALKAIRTRPYRLVLMDINMPEMDGYTATRYIRKWEREGIIPQHTPVIAMTANALQGDRERCIKMGMDNYLPKPVKQDELLKLVRHWLEQPDITPAS